The following are encoded in a window of Catenulispora sp. EB89 genomic DNA:
- a CDS encoding sensor histidine kinase, translating to MNLRTRVAIGGGVTVVAAVALVGAIEYPAIGAGLRANTDADLVATADGAPSAYGKLLAVASAKEKLGLGGLNASSKIAVGKGFMELVNTLIPETAGKGTPVDERDRAVAAGTAPAYFADVRSGGVLYRRYTAELPGHPGVLVRASTPESDPTGTLNRLKWLLVLLIPAAGLLAAVGARLLAARVLSPVARLTAAAEHIAVTGDLSAPIAVAGRDGDEVARLGVAFNAMTAALDGSVGAQRRLVADASHELRTPLTSLVTNLELLAERPDDPQAPALIGEALHQALALAELTSDLVDLARFGEAPVRSEVVRLDLLCADLAGRRGAEVDGGNAAVVVRGDPAALERAVGNLVDNALKFGTRAVVTVRTSAGSASAVVEVTDDGPGIPEADLPYVFDRFHRSPDARALPGSGLGLAIAKQVAEAHGGRVEAVPRPVGALLRITLPVAAAP from the coding sequence GTGAACCTGCGGACGCGGGTCGCGATCGGCGGCGGCGTGACGGTGGTCGCGGCGGTGGCGCTGGTCGGGGCGATCGAGTACCCCGCGATCGGCGCCGGGCTGCGTGCCAACACCGACGCCGACCTGGTCGCCACCGCCGACGGCGCGCCGAGCGCGTACGGGAAGCTGCTGGCCGTGGCGAGCGCGAAGGAGAAGCTCGGGCTCGGCGGCCTGAACGCGAGCTCGAAGATCGCGGTCGGCAAGGGGTTCATGGAGCTTGTCAATACTCTGATTCCAGAGACGGCCGGCAAGGGCACGCCGGTCGACGAGCGGGACCGGGCGGTAGCCGCGGGGACGGCGCCCGCGTACTTCGCCGACGTGCGCAGCGGGGGCGTGTTGTATCGCCGCTACACCGCGGAACTGCCGGGGCACCCGGGCGTGCTGGTCCGGGCCTCCACCCCGGAGTCGGACCCGACCGGGACGTTGAACCGGCTGAAATGGTTGCTGGTGCTGCTGATCCCGGCCGCCGGGCTGCTGGCCGCGGTCGGCGCGCGCCTGCTGGCCGCGCGGGTGCTCAGTCCGGTCGCGCGGTTGACGGCGGCGGCCGAGCACATCGCCGTCACCGGGGATCTGTCGGCGCCGATCGCGGTCGCCGGGCGGGACGGGGACGAGGTGGCGCGGTTGGGGGTGGCGTTCAACGCGATGACGGCGGCGTTGGACGGGTCGGTCGGGGCGCAGCGGCGGTTGGTGGCGGATGCCTCGCACGAGTTGCGGACGCCTTTGACGTCGTTGGTGACGAATCTGGAGTTGTTGGCGGAGCGGCCGGATGATCCGCAGGCGCCGGCGTTGATCGGCGAGGCGTTGCATCAGGCGTTGGCGTTGGCGGAGTTGACGAGCGATCTGGTGGATCTGGCGCGGTTCGGGGAGGCGCCGGTGCGGAGTGAGGTGGTGCGGCTGGATCTGTTGTGTGCGGATCTGGCGGGGCGGCGTGGGGCGGAGGTGGATGGGGGGAATGCGGCGGTGGTGGTGCGGGGGGATCCGGCGGCTTTGGAACGGGCTGTGGGGAATCTGGTCGACAACGCTTTGAAGTTCGGGACGCGGGCTGTGGTGACTGTCCGGACGTCGGCGGGCTCGGCGTCGGCGGTCGTCGAGGTCACGGATGACGGGCCGGGGATCCCGGAGGCGGACCTGCCGTACGTCTTCGACCGCTTCCACCGCTCGCCGGACGCGCGTGCGCTGCCGGGATCGGGGCTGGGGCTGGCGATCGCCAAGCAGGTCGCCGAGGCGCACGGCGGCCGGGTCGAGGCCGTGCCGCGGCCGGTCGGGGCGTTGCTGCGGATCACTCTCCCTGTCGCAGCAGCACCGTGA
- a CDS encoding barstar family protein gives MTALAHVLGEFGPGVHVWNSERPASDIRVEAEEIAWRCVFVDCSRVRDKAQFLEECERSYRFPAYFGHNWDALADCLADLQWLPPPEPGSGGGILTVVEDSNTFAFADLDAYSIALEVWEEAAEAWRRIGVPFTVLLRQGE, from the coding sequence ATGACCGCGTTGGCCCACGTCCTCGGCGAGTTCGGCCCCGGGGTCCACGTCTGGAACTCCGAACGCCCCGCCTCCGACATCCGCGTCGAGGCCGAGGAGATCGCCTGGCGCTGCGTGTTCGTGGACTGCTCCCGCGTCCGCGACAAGGCGCAGTTCCTGGAGGAGTGCGAACGCTCCTACCGCTTCCCCGCCTACTTCGGCCACAACTGGGACGCCCTCGCCGACTGCCTCGCCGACCTCCAGTGGCTGCCCCCGCCGGAGCCCGGCAGCGGCGGCGGGATCCTGACCGTCGTCGAGGACAGCAACACCTTCGCCTTCGCCGACCTGGACGCCTACAGCATCGCCCTGGAGGTCTGGGAGGAGGCCGCCGAGGCCTGGCGCCGCATCGGCGTCCCGTTCACGGTGCTGCTGCGACAGGGAGAGTGA
- a CDS encoding ribonuclease domain-containing protein, whose protein sequence is MTPSASPRRPKPLVALLALLIVAVLGLAGCGSSSSKSSSSSSKASSSSAAAKPAGMASVAEASLPAEARDVIKRIDDGGTFQYRQDGVTFQNRERRLPAEPSGYYREYTVATPGAADRGARRLILGRGGELYYTPDHYKSFLWVLRGGAT, encoded by the coding sequence GTGACCCCGTCCGCGTCGCCCCGCCGCCCCAAACCCCTCGTGGCCCTGCTCGCGCTTCTGATCGTGGCGGTGCTCGGACTCGCGGGGTGCGGCAGCTCGTCGAGCAAGAGTTCGAGTTCGAGTTCGAAGGCGAGCTCCAGTTCGGCGGCGGCCAAGCCGGCCGGCATGGCCTCCGTCGCCGAGGCGAGCCTTCCCGCCGAGGCCCGCGACGTCATCAAGCGCATCGACGACGGCGGCACCTTCCAGTACCGCCAGGACGGCGTCACCTTCCAGAACCGCGAGCGCCGCCTCCCGGCCGAACCCAGCGGCTACTACCGCGAGTACACGGTCGCCACGCCCGGCGCCGCCGACCGCGGCGCGCGCCGGCTCATCCTCGGCCGCGGCGGCGAGCTCTACTACACCCCGGACCACTACAAGTCCTTCCTCTGGGTGCTGCGAGGTGGTGCGACATGA
- the thiE gene encoding thiamine phosphate synthase, producing MRAGTDPREKLADARLYLCCDAREKQGDLPEFLDAVLVGGVDIVQLRQKGIEAREELNALEVFADACKRHGKLLAVNDRADIAYATGADILHLGQDDLPVPIARRIIGDGPIIGRSCHAESEVDAAAIAPGVDYFCTGPVWPTSTKPGRPAPGLPLVEYAARLAPEGARPWFAIGGIDAGNLPEVLAAGARRIVVVRALTEAEDPRAAAAELSGMLRG from the coding sequence GTGAGGGCTGGCACAGACCCCCGCGAGAAACTGGCCGACGCCCGGCTCTACCTGTGCTGTGACGCCCGGGAAAAGCAGGGCGACCTGCCGGAGTTCCTGGACGCCGTCCTCGTCGGCGGCGTGGACATCGTCCAGCTCCGCCAGAAGGGCATCGAAGCGCGCGAGGAACTCAACGCGCTAGAGGTGTTCGCCGACGCCTGCAAGCGCCACGGCAAACTCCTGGCGGTCAACGACCGCGCGGACATCGCCTACGCCACCGGCGCGGACATCCTGCACCTCGGCCAGGACGACCTCCCGGTCCCGATCGCCCGCCGCATCATCGGCGACGGCCCGATCATCGGCCGCTCCTGCCACGCGGAGTCCGAAGTCGATGCGGCAGCGATCGCACCGGGAGTGGACTACTTCTGCACCGGCCCGGTCTGGCCGACCTCGACCAAACCCGGCCGCCCGGCCCCCGGCCTCCCCCTGGTCGAGTACGCGGCCCGCCTGGCCCCGGAAGGCGCCCGCCCCTGGTTCGCCATCGGCGGCATCGACGCCGGCAACCTCCCCGAGGTGCTGGCGGCCGGCGCGCGCCGGATCGTGGTGGTGCGGGCGCTGACGGAGGCGGAGGACCCGCGGGCTGCCGCGGCGGAGCTGAGCGGGATGCTTCGGGGGTAG
- a CDS encoding Rv2175c family DNA-binding protein, whose translation MNAEAHRDSIDPALDVLVGEWLTLPDIAERFGVQVTRIRQLLRDNQLIAVRRGENNALHVPAGFIVEDHTVKGLTGTLTLLKDAKFSDEEALRWLFTPDDSLPGTPVDALRENRGTEVRRRAQAEL comes from the coding sequence ATGAACGCCGAGGCCCACCGCGACTCGATCGACCCCGCCCTCGACGTGCTCGTGGGGGAGTGGCTGACCCTGCCGGACATCGCCGAGCGCTTCGGCGTCCAGGTGACCCGCATCCGCCAGCTGCTGCGCGACAACCAGCTGATCGCCGTCCGCCGCGGCGAGAACAACGCCCTGCACGTCCCCGCCGGCTTCATCGTCGAGGACCACACGGTCAAGGGCCTGACCGGCACCCTGACCCTGCTCAAGGACGCGAAGTTCTCCGACGAGGAAGCCCTGCGCTGGCTGTTCACCCCCGACGACTCCCTGCCCGGCACCCCCGTCGACGCGCTGCGCGAGAACCGAGGCACCGAGGTGCGCCGGCGCGCGCAGGCCGAACTGTGA
- a CDS encoding NAD(P)/FAD-dependent oxidoreductase, producing MKLERVLVVGGGMAGLHTVRSLREKGFPGAVTFLGEEQHAPYDRPPLSKAVLAVNGSGTVEKVEELAFAFDFADSGVECRFGERAVGWTPGAVTTDTGVELPYDRLIVATGSTPIQLGFGETLRTYEDSLRLRERITGGTRIAIVGAGWIGAEVATAARNAGTEVVVHEARERPLALVFPAAVGEAMAGWYAEAGVDLKCSDPVTGPPPGADHTLVAVGARPDTRWLGEAFHRAKDGSLLVSEHLETNVPGVFAVGDVAAYRSVRYGGRHIRVEHWDNALRGPQALVPNVLEGVGAAVYDPVPYFWSEQFGRMVQYVGHHTSADRMVLRGDLAAPTWSVCWLDPHARLTAVLAVGRPRDLAQGRRLVTAGAVMDAARVADAGAALTSAVL from the coding sequence ATGAAACTGGAACGTGTTCTGGTCGTCGGTGGCGGCATGGCGGGACTGCACACCGTGCGGTCTCTGCGCGAAAAGGGTTTCCCAGGCGCGGTCACGTTTCTGGGCGAGGAACAGCACGCGCCCTACGACAGGCCGCCGCTGTCCAAAGCCGTGCTGGCCGTCAACGGCAGCGGCACCGTCGAGAAGGTCGAGGAGCTGGCCTTCGCGTTCGACTTCGCCGACTCCGGCGTGGAGTGCCGCTTCGGCGAGCGCGCCGTCGGCTGGACACCCGGCGCGGTCACCACCGACACCGGCGTGGAGCTGCCCTACGACCGGCTGATCGTGGCCACCGGCTCGACGCCGATCCAGCTCGGCTTCGGCGAGACGCTGCGGACCTACGAGGACTCGCTGCGGCTGCGCGAGCGCATCACCGGCGGCACGCGCATTGCCATCGTCGGCGCCGGGTGGATCGGCGCCGAGGTGGCCACCGCCGCCCGCAACGCCGGGACCGAGGTCGTGGTCCACGAGGCGCGCGAGAGGCCGCTGGCCCTGGTGTTCCCGGCGGCCGTCGGCGAGGCCATGGCCGGCTGGTACGCCGAGGCCGGGGTCGACCTGAAGTGCTCGGACCCGGTCACCGGACCGCCGCCGGGCGCCGACCACACGCTGGTGGCGGTCGGGGCGCGCCCGGACACCCGCTGGCTCGGCGAGGCGTTCCACCGCGCCAAGGACGGCTCGCTGCTGGTCTCCGAGCACCTGGAGACGAACGTGCCCGGCGTGTTCGCGGTCGGGGACGTCGCGGCGTATCGCAGCGTGCGCTACGGCGGCCGGCACATCCGGGTCGAGCACTGGGACAACGCGCTGCGCGGACCCCAGGCCCTGGTACCCAACGTGCTGGAAGGCGTCGGCGCGGCCGTGTACGACCCGGTGCCGTACTTCTGGAGCGAGCAGTTCGGACGGATGGTCCAGTACGTCGGACACCACACCTCCGCCGACCGCATGGTGCTGCGCGGCGACCTGGCCGCACCGACCTGGTCGGTGTGCTGGCTCGACCCGCACGCCCGGCTCACCGCGGTGCTGGCCGTTGGCCGCCCCCGCGATCTGGCGCAGGGCCGCCGCCTGGTGACGGCCGGAGCGGTCATGGACGCCGCCCGGGTGGCCGATGCCGGGGCGGCGTTAACGTCGGCGGTTCTCTAG
- a CDS encoding low temperature requirement protein A produces the protein MASEDYRETPIDPDDEDGSADIAADDGGPDRGRSPHAVQRVTWAELFFDLVFVFAVTQVAHAVYVGSGWADLGRSVLLFVPFWWAWVGCAILFNGLVISATRRHLVLLAIAGGAFVMCISVPDAYGNRGVLFGAAYLATRILLGIIMQERDAFQVRLNPFTVGVLAGLAWTLAGLLPADTRQWVWLAIALVELAVPIVLGHRLDYMQFDASHLPERFGLFIIIALGETLVGIGQGGTRNALHGEEAVTLFVAFLLSCGLWWTYFQYGASATEHALKVAKVPALLVRSSFSYGHMLFVLGIILAAAGMSQAVAAPQAHLHGVHALVLGSGVSLYVATFCYTRIMMFGGASYTRVVAALLAIVVTVASPGLPAIVPLALLAALVIALNAFEFYWVSTGKPLMLVNLWQGAAGR, from the coding sequence GTGGCGAGCGAGGACTACCGGGAGACCCCGATCGATCCCGACGACGAGGACGGCAGCGCCGACATAGCGGCCGACGACGGCGGTCCGGACCGGGGCCGCTCCCCGCACGCCGTGCAACGTGTGACCTGGGCCGAGTTGTTCTTCGACCTGGTCTTCGTGTTCGCGGTCACGCAGGTCGCGCACGCGGTCTACGTCGGCTCCGGCTGGGCCGACCTGGGCCGCTCGGTCCTGCTGTTCGTGCCGTTCTGGTGGGCCTGGGTCGGCTGCGCCATCCTGTTCAACGGCCTGGTGATCTCCGCGACCCGGCGGCACCTGGTGCTGCTGGCGATCGCCGGCGGCGCGTTCGTCATGTGCATCTCGGTGCCGGACGCCTACGGCAACCGCGGCGTGTTGTTCGGCGCGGCGTACCTGGCCACCCGGATCCTGCTCGGGATCATCATGCAGGAGCGCGACGCCTTCCAGGTCCGGCTCAACCCGTTCACGGTCGGGGTGCTGGCCGGACTGGCCTGGACGCTGGCCGGGCTGCTGCCGGCCGACACCCGGCAGTGGGTGTGGCTGGCGATCGCGCTGGTCGAGCTCGCGGTCCCGATAGTGCTCGGGCACCGGCTGGACTACATGCAGTTCGACGCCTCGCACCTGCCGGAGCGGTTCGGGCTGTTCATCATCATCGCGCTCGGCGAGACGCTGGTCGGGATCGGGCAGGGCGGGACGCGCAACGCGCTGCACGGCGAGGAGGCCGTGACGCTGTTCGTGGCGTTTCTTTTGTCGTGCGGACTGTGGTGGACGTACTTCCAGTACGGCGCCTCGGCGACCGAGCACGCGCTGAAGGTGGCGAAGGTCCCGGCGCTGCTGGTCCGGTCCTCGTTCTCCTACGGGCACATGCTGTTCGTGCTGGGCATCATCCTGGCCGCGGCCGGGATGTCGCAGGCGGTCGCCGCTCCCCAGGCGCATCTGCACGGCGTGCACGCGCTGGTGCTCGGCAGCGGCGTCTCGCTGTACGTCGCGACCTTCTGCTACACGCGGATCATGATGTTCGGCGGGGCTTCCTACACGCGCGTGGTGGCCGCGCTGCTCGCGATCGTGGTCACGGTCGCCTCTCCCGGGCTGCCGGCGATCGTGCCGCTGGCGTTGCTGGCCGCTCTGGTGATCGCCCTGAACGCGTTCGAGTTCTACTGGGTGAGTACCGGGAAACCGCTGATGCTGGTGAACCTCTGGCAGGGCGCGGCCGGCCGGTGA
- the thiO gene encoding glycine oxidase ThiO: MPAPASSDVLIIGGGLIGLATAWRTAARGLSVTLCDPAPGANASFAAAGMLTPVTELHYGEETLLGLNLASAKRYPSFVAELREASGGLDPGYTEAGTLAVAFDADDREVLSELHVFQQSLGLKAEWLNGREARRLEPMLAPSVRGGLLVSGDHQVDNRMLLAALFAALERDPNATIVRTKVAELTVSAAGDRATGVVLEDGTALSADQVVLSAGCWSGQLAGIPAELLPPVRPIKGQILRLAVPDVFRPFLSRTVRYVVRNNHAYLVPREHGELVLGATVEEQDYDTAVTAGGVYELLRDARELVPGITELPLIESRAALRPGTPDNAPLIGPTALPGLLYATGHYRHGVLLTPATADGVAEILATGTVPEALAPFSPQRFAVSGTRPEK; this comes from the coding sequence ATGCCTGCGCCTGCCAGCTCCGACGTCCTGATCATCGGCGGCGGCCTGATCGGTCTGGCCACCGCGTGGCGGACCGCGGCCCGGGGTCTGTCGGTGACGCTGTGCGATCCGGCGCCGGGGGCGAACGCGTCGTTCGCCGCGGCCGGCATGCTCACGCCGGTCACCGAGCTGCACTACGGCGAGGAGACGCTGCTCGGGCTGAACCTGGCCTCGGCCAAGCGGTATCCGTCGTTCGTCGCCGAGCTGCGCGAGGCCTCCGGCGGTCTGGATCCCGGGTACACCGAGGCCGGGACGCTGGCCGTGGCCTTCGACGCCGACGACCGCGAAGTGCTCTCCGAGCTGCACGTCTTCCAGCAGTCGCTGGGGCTGAAGGCGGAATGGCTCAACGGCCGGGAGGCGCGGCGGCTGGAGCCGATGCTGGCGCCGAGCGTGCGCGGCGGGCTGCTGGTCTCCGGCGACCACCAGGTCGACAACCGGATGCTGCTGGCCGCGTTGTTCGCGGCGCTGGAGCGGGATCCGAACGCGACCATCGTGCGCACGAAGGTCGCCGAGCTGACGGTGTCCGCGGCCGGGGACCGCGCGACCGGCGTGGTGCTGGAAGACGGCACCGCGCTTTCCGCAGACCAAGTAGTGCTGTCGGCCGGCTGCTGGTCCGGGCAGCTCGCCGGCATCCCCGCAGAACTGCTGCCGCCGGTGCGTCCGATCAAGGGCCAGATCCTGCGGCTGGCGGTGCCGGACGTCTTCCGGCCGTTCCTGTCGCGCACGGTGCGCTACGTCGTGCGCAACAACCACGCCTACCTCGTCCCGCGCGAGCACGGCGAGCTGGTGCTCGGCGCCACGGTCGAGGAGCAGGACTACGACACCGCGGTCACCGCCGGCGGCGTCTACGAGCTGCTGCGCGACGCCCGCGAACTGGTCCCCGGCATCACCGAGCTGCCGCTGATCGAGAGCCGCGCGGCGCTGCGCCCCGGCACCCCCGACAACGCCCCGCTGATCGGCCCCACCGCGCTGCCCGGGCTGCTGTACGCCACCGGGCACTACCGGCACGGCGTGCTGCTCACCCCGGCCACCGCCGACGGGGTCGCGGAGATCCTGGCGACCGGCACCGTCCCGGAGGCGCTGGCCCCCTTCAGTCCCCAGAGGTTCGCCGTGTCCGGGACGCGTCCGGAGAAATGA
- the thiS gene encoding sulfur carrier protein ThiS has product MSAEHIMQLSVNGEPSQIAEGTTVADLVVSLVQAAREGNRGGIAVAVNETVVPRASWDGTPLNAGDRVEILTAVQGG; this is encoded by the coding sequence ATGAGCGCTGAGCACATCATGCAGCTGTCAGTGAACGGCGAGCCCTCGCAGATCGCCGAGGGCACCACCGTCGCCGATCTGGTCGTCTCGCTGGTCCAGGCGGCGCGGGAGGGCAACCGCGGCGGGATCGCGGTCGCCGTCAACGAAACCGTCGTCCCCCGCGCGTCCTGGGACGGCACCCCGCTCAACGCCGGCGACCGGGTCGAGATCCTGACCGCCGTGCAAGGAGGCTGA
- a CDS encoding thiazole synthase codes for MLEPTGTAAASFELAGKTFTSRLIMGTGGAPSLEVLEQALLASGTELTTVALRRVSTATRGSVLDVLRRNDIQVLPNTAGCFTAGEAILTARLAREALGTDWVKVEVIADEHTLLPDPIELVAACEALVDDGFTVLPYTSDDPVLAKRLEQLGCAAVMPAGAPIGSGLGVRNPHNIELMVDAVSIPVILDAGIGTASDATLAMELGCSAVMLATAVTRAQHPVAMATAMRHAIEAGRLARAAGRMPKRYHAQASSTMDGRAHLRDEVPAFD; via the coding sequence CTGCTGGAACCCACCGGAACCGCCGCCGCCAGCTTCGAGCTCGCCGGGAAGACCTTCACCTCCCGGCTGATCATGGGCACCGGCGGCGCGCCCTCGCTGGAGGTGCTGGAGCAGGCGCTGCTGGCCTCCGGGACCGAGCTGACCACCGTGGCGCTGCGCCGGGTGTCGACGGCCACCCGCGGCTCGGTGCTGGACGTGCTGCGCCGCAACGACATCCAGGTCCTGCCGAACACCGCCGGCTGCTTCACCGCCGGGGAGGCGATCCTCACCGCCCGCCTGGCCCGCGAGGCGCTGGGCACCGACTGGGTCAAGGTCGAGGTGATCGCCGACGAGCACACCCTGCTGCCGGACCCGATCGAGCTGGTCGCGGCCTGCGAGGCGCTGGTCGACGACGGCTTCACGGTCCTGCCGTACACCTCCGACGACCCGGTCCTGGCCAAGCGCCTGGAACAGCTGGGCTGCGCCGCGGTGATGCCGGCCGGCGCCCCCATCGGCTCCGGGCTCGGCGTGCGCAACCCGCACAACATCGAGCTGATGGTGGACGCGGTCTCGATCCCGGTGATCCTGGACGCCGGCATCGGCACCGCCTCGGACGCCACGCTGGCGATGGAGCTGGGCTGCTCGGCGGTCATGCTCGCCACCGCGGTCACCCGCGCGCAGCACCCGGTGGCGATGGCCACGGCGATGCGGCACGCGATCGAGGCCGGCCGGCTGGCGCGCGCCGCCGGGCGGATGCCGAAGCGGTACCACGCGCAGGCTTCGTCGACCATGGACGGCCGGGCTCATCTGCGCGATGAGGTTCCTGCGTTCGACTAG
- a CDS encoding DUF4157 domain-containing protein encodes MHANGEKADDRRTLVQKSSARPSQQSSQHPGTAAQLLKLQSTVGNSTVLQLLREAGDPWQAEKHQHGAGCGHHEAEQAVQRSSVPEVLKRSGRPLDSSTRTEVQTKMGGADFSDVRLHDDAAAKASAAEIGAHAYTSGNHIVLGEGGQNTHTLIHELTHVLQQRQGPVAGTVGASGLKMSDPSDRFERQAEANARQVMSGGPSLLGPSRAAAGGEQAGGQQAGTQQSSAQQSGVQQSTAAHADGIQRARYEPTEEVTAHRGFCVILSASLNGVHLGHYTSETSTWSPRDHAEDQLCDEIEKAIYFASSGHLATATSEAGGDVLSALTRRMNEGKNSHTLRIRLSASPCSTRRGTTTKHEGEDGCAERLIYLARMKFGNDRKQRIKIKIKADHLYRPNHMRGSEARAASRAAISDMQAAGIEIEAG; translated from the coding sequence ATGCACGCGAACGGTGAGAAGGCCGACGACCGACGGACACTGGTGCAGAAGTCCTCTGCCCGACCATCGCAGCAGTCGTCGCAGCACCCGGGGACCGCCGCGCAGCTCCTGAAGCTGCAGTCGACGGTCGGCAACAGCACGGTGCTGCAGCTGCTGCGGGAGGCCGGCGATCCCTGGCAGGCCGAGAAGCACCAGCACGGCGCCGGATGCGGCCATCACGAGGCAGAGCAAGCGGTACAGCGCTCGTCCGTACCTGAGGTGCTCAAGCGCTCCGGCCGTCCCCTGGACTCGTCCACTCGCACCGAGGTGCAGACCAAGATGGGCGGCGCGGACTTCTCCGACGTCCGCCTCCACGACGACGCCGCCGCCAAGGCCTCGGCGGCCGAGATCGGTGCGCACGCTTACACCTCCGGCAACCACATCGTGCTCGGCGAGGGCGGGCAGAACACGCACACCCTCATCCACGAGCTGACGCACGTGCTGCAGCAGCGCCAGGGCCCGGTCGCCGGGACCGTCGGCGCCTCGGGTCTGAAGATGTCCGATCCCTCCGACCGGTTCGAACGCCAGGCCGAGGCCAACGCCCGCCAGGTGATGAGCGGCGGGCCGTCGCTGCTGGGGCCGAGCCGCGCCGCGGCCGGCGGGGAGCAGGCAGGCGGACAGCAGGCCGGCACCCAGCAGTCGAGCGCGCAGCAGTCCGGAGTGCAGCAGTCGACGGCCGCGCACGCCGACGGCATCCAGCGTGCCCGCTACGAGCCCACCGAAGAAGTGACGGCGCACCGCGGCTTCTGCGTCATCCTCAGCGCGAGCCTGAACGGCGTCCACCTCGGCCACTACACCAGCGAGACCTCCACCTGGTCGCCCCGGGACCACGCCGAGGACCAGCTGTGCGACGAGATCGAGAAGGCGATCTACTTCGCCAGCTCCGGCCACCTCGCCACGGCGACGTCCGAGGCCGGCGGCGACGTCCTGAGCGCCCTGACCCGCCGCATGAACGAGGGAAAGAACTCGCACACGCTGCGCATCCGGCTGTCCGCGAGCCCGTGCTCGACACGCCGGGGGACGACCACCAAGCACGAGGGCGAGGACGGCTGCGCGGAGCGCCTGATCTACCTGGCCAGGATGAAGTTCGGGAACGACCGCAAGCAGCGCATCAAAATCAAGATCAAGGCCGACCACCTGTACCGGCCCAACCACATGCGCGGCAGCGAGGCCAGGGCGGCCTCGCGGGCGGCGATCAGCGACATGCAGGCGGCCGGCATCGAGATCGAAGCGGGCTGA